Proteins co-encoded in one Quercus robur chromosome 8, dhQueRobu3.1, whole genome shotgun sequence genomic window:
- the LOC126697612 gene encoding uncharacterized protein LOC126697612 has product MAKCLGDSELWLPSKFLTEEEALMDKENLNKNGFNTTTTTAGFEPSLTFPTEFPYEFDSFGSSSALSSPVESVAGSTETESSDEEDFFAGLTRRLTQSSLQETQKLTVPSSFSHTKPEWVMAGSPQSTLSGIGSWSVRSGVSSNGSPNGPSRFPSPPTTPFGAQNDTWDLIYAAAGQVARLKVSGESQKYNPQSRGLLSYPNTTPAANSAAPKSCNFGLYPNQPLTHNLPHTAQFQHVMKPQCSSIWGRQQVKVGFATQQQREPQIQTQSRVRSTNGYESGRSGARPLGLPQSAWPTLQAQQQNQAPNPNGSSIRAGVLLSGSNTSVKRECAGTGVFLPRRYSNPPDSRKKTSCPTVLVPAKVVQALNLNFDDMNGHVQPRFYTGFTSDHDAIVARRNALLAQQRRSLRTEGTLNHEVHLPQEWTY; this is encoded by the exons ATGGCTAAGTGTCTGGGAGACTCTGAGCTCTGGCTTCCCTCTAAGTTTCTCACTGAGGAGGAGGCACTCATGGACAAGGAAAACCTCAACAAAAATGGGTTcaatactactactactactgctGGGTTTGAACCGAGTCTCACCTTCCCAACTGAGTTTCCCTACGAGTTCGACTCGTTTGGCTCCAGCTCAGCTCTCAGCTCCCCGGTTGAGTCCGTTGCGGGTTCCACCGAAACAGAGAGCAGCGACGAGGAAGACTTCTTCGCCGGGTTAACTCGCCGCCTGACTCAGTCCTCTCTTCAGGAAACTCAGAAACTCACCGTCCCGAGTAGTTTCTCTCACACCAAACCCGAG TGGGTCATGGCCGGGTCGCCTCAGTCGACGCTGAGTGGAATCGGGAGCTGGTCAGTTCGAAGCGGTGTCTCAAGCAATGGAAGCCCAAACGGCCCGTCTCGGTTCCCATCTCCTCCAACGACGCCGTTCGGTGCTCAAAACGACACCTGGGATTTAATCTACGCAGCGGCTGGTCAAGTTGCGAGGCTCAAGGTATCTGGTGAATCTCAAAAGTACAACCCCCAAAGCAGAGGCCTACTGTCTTATCCTAATACAACCCCAGCAGCCAACTCGGCAGCTCCAAAATCCTGCAACTTTGGGTTGTACCCCAACCAGCCTCTCACTCACAATCTTCCCCATACAGCTCAG TTTCAGCATGTAATGAAGCCACAGTGCTCTTCAATTTGGGGGAGACAACAAGTGAAGGTGGGCTTTGCGACTCAGCAGCAAAGAGAGCCACAGATACAGACTCAGAGTAGAGTGAGAAGCACTAATGGGTATGAGAGTGGAAGAAGTGGTGCTCGGCCTCTGGGTTTGCCTCAGTCTGCATGGCCTACACTACAAGCACAGCAACAAAATCAAGCGCCAAATCCCAATGGTTCAAGTATAAGAGCTGGTGTTTTGCTTAGTGGATCCAACACTTCTGTCAAAAGGGAATGTGCTGGTACTGGGGTTTTCTTGCCTCGCAGATATAGCAACCCTCCAGATTCTCGCAAGAAAACAA gTTGTCCAACAGTTTTAGTCCCAGCCAAGGTTGTTCAAGCTTTGAATTTGAACTTTGATGACATGAATGGTCACGTTCAGCCACGCTTCTATACTGGTTTTACCTCAGACCATG ATGCTATTGTGGCTCGGAGGAATGCTCTATTGGCACAGCAAAGGCGAAGTTTACGCACTGAAGGAACACTTAACCATGAAGTACATCTGCCTCAAGAATGGACATACTAA
- the LOC126696613 gene encoding UDP-glycosyltransferase 76B1-like produces the protein MAPVMEEKRKQRHLSCPSDGREEEAVEPNPRTSSDCNQAGPLGKWALKGRQPFLINRSNNHMENQIDTQMEQRKGRRLVLFPLPFQGHINPMLLLATILHSKGFSITIIHTNFNSLNPSNFPNFTFHSIQDGILESEASSKDVVALAKLLNTKCVEPFRDCMDKLLSDASEEPISCLISDSLFYFTQAVADSLKLPRVVLRTGGLSSFVVFAAFPLLRERGYLPIQGKL, from the exons atggcaccagtgatggaagagaagaggAAGCAGAGGCACCTAAGTTGccccagtgatggaagagaggaagaagcagttGAGCCTAACCCCCGTACCAGCTCTGACTGCAATCAAGCAG GTCCTCTAGGCAAGTGGGCATTGAAGGGCAGGCAGCCTTTCTTGATAAATAGAAGCAACAATCATATGGAGAACCAAATAGACACCCAAATGGAGCAAAGGAAGGGCCGCAGATTGGTACTTTTTCCATTGCCATTCCAAGGCCATATAAACCCTATGCTACTACTTGCAACCATTCTTCACTCCAAAGGCTTCTCCATCACAATAATACACACAAACTTCAACTCTCTCAACCCTTCAAACTTTCCCAACTTTACATTCCACTCCATCCAAGATGGCATCTTGGAATCTGAAGCCTCTTCAAAAGATGTTGTAGCTCTTGCTAAACTCCTCAACACCAAATGTGTAGAGCCTTTCCGGGATTGCATGGATAAGCTCTTGTCTGATGCCTCAGAGGAACCTATTTCTTGTTTAATCTCAGATTCTCTCTTTTACTTCACTCAAGCTGTTGCTGACAGTCTTAAGCTCCCAAGGGTTGTTTTGAGGACTGGTGGTCTTtcctcttttgttgtttttgctgCATTTCCACTACTAAGGGAAAGGGGTTACCTCCCCATACAAG